From the Dermacentor variabilis isolate Ectoservices chromosome 5, ASM5094787v1, whole genome shotgun sequence genome, the window GCCTGTGACAAAAACGTAACTGAACCCTGTGGACATATTCCCAACAAAAATTTCACAGTATTATTGTGTTTGTATGCCGACCATGTCTCAGCTCGAGGCAGGTACGAGCTTGGTCGATCAATGAACTCTTCAAAGCAGTCGAATATCACGCTTACTTTCAGGCCAAAGTTCTCCACAAAGGCCATTGGCATTGTTTTCATGATTTCCTCCTTTTCTGTCAAAACATACATCCAACCACCTGTCAAATATTCTTGTAGCTGTAGACTTTGCAATGTCAAAGCGATAGGCAAGGTCCTGGAATGGGCAGCCTAGCCGCATTCGCATTAGAAATAACACTATTTCTTGGAACTGGGTCAGTGAGTGCTTCCCCGAGTATGAAATGTGGTCTTTCAAAAGATCAAATACACGAAGCAACACTACAAATGTAGGAAGTCCGGTGTAGAAGGCAACCTTTCCGTCGTTTCCCTGAAAACCATCCTCCGTGAGAGTCTGTGACTGAAAAACACCTTGGCATTCATCCAGTTGTCGTTGTCAGGTTGAGAGTTTTTCCTCTAGTTCGGCGACATCTGTTGCTGTCATATCTGTCTGGCAAGCAGTAtctacaagaaaagaaagaaagtgcaggAAATTAAGTTTCCTGACCCACAATCACACATATCTGACCATGTGGCATGTGCAGTCTTTTAAAGTGATGAATTAGAATGGAAGGCTGCCACAGAATCATATAGAAACGAAACGCCACTAAATAGCAAGAAAAATCAGGCTTGACAGGCTGGTCCAAATAAACAGCTTTACATATACCGATTCGTGGCTCCCAACTCTTGTCAGGCTCGGCCTCATTTACGTGTGGAGAGCTTTCCATATCCATGGAAATTTCACTGGTAGCTCCTGCATCAATCTCATGTGCAGGGCTGTCTGCACCTTTGGAAGCATCTGCAGCACCTGAGATGAAAGACACCTGTAGCAATGCTACTTGCACAGCATCATGACAAACGAAAGGGACGGTGGTTTGTCCTTACCGGGAGCAAATGATCGGCGTTGTGCGCGTGCGTTTTGGCGGTTATATCGCTCGTTGTTCGCCAAAATGGTCCCATAACCTAAGCACTGCGATGGGGCCCAGTCGGGGTCGCAGTCGTCGAAGAGGTCCGACGGCCGACCTGGAACAAGCCAGTAAAAGAGCGCCAACATTCACGGAAACGAAGTGTGTGCACGATATCCGAGGCCAACCATACTTTATTTAAATATTGAGGAAAACGTAGTTGCATGGAGCGCTGTTAGCCCTGATCGCTAAAAGTGCCAATCTCCTCTTAACACTGGCAAAACCAAAAGGCTAGCTAGGTACCTCAACATTACGCCATAAACGTTCTTTTAATGGTTATGCAGAATCACGTACCTGACAAGAAATGCCGCGAACAAACCCAGTATTTATCCGGGTTCTCGTCTATTCCGCGCCTGTTGATGCGCGCGATCCATTCGCCGCGCCTCCGCGTACACAGCTCCTTCGTTTTTTCGCATTCTCGACTGCGCACCTTCGGGATCTTGAAAAATCCACAGTCCTTCTCATTCGTCTTGAGCTTCTCGGCCTTGGTCTGGGTGCGGCTCGAGCACCCCACAACGGCGCAATAAACCATGGTGACCCGCTAAACGGCACCAGACACACGCTTCGCTTCGAAGCGGCGGCAGCGACTGTGGCTGGCGTCTGCTAAGGAGTACTACAAGATGGCCGCTCACCCAGAATGCACCGCGCCTTCTGATTTCGTGCATACACCCTATATTCAgcggcggctccatcacctcgcacgtcgccaactgttgGTATTCAGTTGGAAACACATCACTATAGATTttgctttccgctgtgaacaattatgtgcgaagatacagcctctcgatcgcacttttcgcgattgttaggatcggttggctgttttactgaaaattgaaatagcggcttgtagaggagctattTTACCTCGATCTGTGCGTCAGTCAGATAAAATGAATGCAAGCCCTGGAAAGAATTTCcagcaagtatacccgtggtattgcaggtgatgagcgctagctacTCCACATTGCGTTTTtgtaaggcgaaagccttgaaatctctgtttcaaggtgGCGTTGTTAGCAGAAAATAtaacgtgacccaaggaaggccagaggctACCCAAAGCATATCCACCCCTGTAAAGAGAATGGTtagccaagttaattaatgattgattagtgctTGAATTTAGGTGGATTAGAGTGGATTAAGATGcgtgaataaggattaaggtgtatgaaagaggattaaggtgATGAAGGGGATTAAGGTCGACCATTAAGGaaaatgcaccttaatcctccttaatccaccctaatcctacTTCATTCACATTAATTCACCATAATACACGATAATCATCCTTAACATACCATAATCCACCTTCATagactttaatccaccataatcctccctaATGACCGTAATCCACCTTCATCCACACTAATCCTCTTTCCGttcttaatccaccataatcctccttataACCATAACCCACCTTTATCCACCCTAAACcagcttcatcgaccttaatccactcTAATCCATCGTCACTCGCTTtgatccaccctaatccaccataatcctccctaATGCACATTAtacaccttcatcgactttaatccaccttaattctccttaataCACCTCAATTCTCCTTAATGCGCCTTAATTTGTCTTGATTCAAGCATAATCAATCAATACTTTcctaatcagtaatcatctcttatacacggctgcacatgctttggttcgcttccagCCGCTCTTCGGTCACGTCCTATCTTCTGTAGCTcgcaacgcgaccttgaaacagagatatAAGGCTTTCGGTTCAAAAGTCACACACAGAGGGATgcgccacaagcaatactagatcagacgcacaaaATAAAGCATCTCATcctgtggcagaaaaattgcTTGAGTATAGAACTCTCCTCAAATCTCCTTTTACATCACTATAcgccgttcatacggctttaagaaagaACCAGCCTCCGCACAAaggttgccttcagcattatcgatgcttttatcagcatttctcaaaattttcaacaccattggggcgcgcaactggcccaaaataacacgcctccatataATGCGGGAGCCTAGGAGAAAAAGcctgccgtgcgcagccggcgggcgaggagaatcgaggaggaaagcgccgcgaggaggagagtgtcgctactttcaaattatcaaggggctttaccgTCAACACAATCCAACCTTACGCAAGGTGGCGATTCGATACCGTCGTCACATCGGTCACATGACCAAGCGTCTGGCCAAGGCTGCCGTGTGCAACCGGGCTGTGCGTAGTTCTGCAATTGTGCTCGTTTGGGTAGCCGTGTGTTTTCGGTTGCGTTGTCCTTTGTCAAGTAAGTACTTTGTTGTCTTACTTGGTACTGCGTGTGCAGCTATTTGTAtgattttaatttggagagcAGGTGGCCAAGGCTGCCGTGGCTGCCTTGTGAAGCCGGGCTCCGCATAGTTGCGAAATTGTGCTCGTTTGGGCAGTCGTGTGTTTCTCACTGTTTTCGGTAGCGCTGTCCTTTGACAAGTAAGTATTGTACTTCGTTGTCTAACTTGGCACTGCATGTGCAGCGATATTTTTGTAtgattttaatttggagagcAGCTGAGCTTTTCATTCGAGAGTgccgagtggagggcactaatttgCTCTTCAAGCTCATTGTCATGTCGCTGTGGCTATGTGAGGAGCCTTTTCAGTAACGTTGTAATTAACGCGTTAAGAGCTGTATTAAGGTGAAAGTTAGAGACGATATGTTTCTTTAGGTGCCTGGCATAGGGATCGGCAGTCATGCATGAAACTAGCAAGTTTTGTAGGATGCGAAGAAAGGTGGAAATGCCGTGTCTGCGCACATTACCAATATCATCTAGACAGCAGTCACTGCGGTATTTCAGTCTTCCGTTTAGCAAGAATGTTGCAGACAACAGAGCTGAAAACGGGGTCTTTGTTGATGTTCATCGCGAGTACGGTAGCGCAAGACGTGAGGTGAAGTGCCCTTCGTATTTCCATACCCTGGCCTACAGCGCACTTGTAGAATATTGCGTGAACCACACCGTGCTGTTATCGCTTGCGATTAAGCTTCGATTGTGTTTTGGCCCCTTTTATCCCACGTGactggtatttcatggtcttaaaAGGAACTTTGTGCCCAATATGAGACGGCCGAATTCGATTTCCTTCGGCGCCTCGGAATGCTAGGAATATATTTTGCTGCTTCTAGCTTTGTCCTTGTTATAGTTTCTGTAGTTCGCGATCGGATACCGCATATATTATGTATAACTCACTAGTGGATATTGCACTCGTGAGTAGTGAATCCCCTTGGCGTAAAATATCCTGTTACTCCAGGTAGCCACCATATTTTGCTGTTTGTGACTGGTGCCGGTCTCCACG encodes:
- the LOC142583735 gene encoding uncharacterized protein LOC142583735: MVYCAVVGCSSRTQTKAEKLKTNEKDCGFFKIPKVRSRECEKTKELCTRRRGEWIARINRRGIDENPDKYWVCSRHFLSGRPSDLFDDCDPDWAPSQCLGAADASKGADSPAHEIDAGATSEISMDMESSPHVNEAEPDKSWEPRIGALHINQDLNTACTFYQHVGSGTKVNVGL